A segment of the Trifolium pratense cultivar HEN17-A07 linkage group LG7, ARS_RC_1.1, whole genome shotgun sequence genome:
ATCACTCATGCACAATCATTGTTCATCAAACTGTTTTTATGCAATGAATTAAATCTATTTGAATACACTGATAGTAAGGATTAAACTCCTTGAAGTATCTCAATCTAAATCCATTAATTACAGCAACAAGGATTTAGCTTCAAATGCCTCATTAACCGACCAGGAATTAACCAACTGTTGAATATCCTTATTTGACAGCAACACAATGCAGGGACAACATGGATGGTACTAAAGACCACAAATCCAGAACTAAGCACACTATCGCACCACTGATTGGAAGACTGCTAACTACCAAAACTAGCTAAAAGTATTGAAACTATATACATATGCAAGAGATAACAACATCAAATGTACAACTCCACTGCTACTACAGGCAGTAGAAATTGCACTGTTACTTCACAAACAATTAGGAAATTGTGGTTAGAAAATCCCCACACCAGGAAGCAACCAATCAAAAACTGATTACGACCTGCTTCGGTCGCCATACTCAATTCTCCACACATTTGAGGCAAGCTCTAGGATTCAAAGGGGTAGAAAAGCTTGGTATGAACCCAACTAAAGGAGtaagattttttctttgttatcaTTATAATGAGAGCAGGCTTCATCCCTCTTTgaagcatttcatcaaacaactTGTCTGCTTGATCGAGTTAACTGCAAAatatgaaacaattttttttcttgaacagGCAAAATATGAAACAACTGAACGTCAATGTTCGATTAAGAGCAACTGCAAAATGCCTCCATCACAATCTTTGTGCCATTGAAGTTGAAGATTTCTCTGGTTGCGTCACGTGCAGACTCACCGTCATCGACAACAACATGCGACAACCATGACTTATTTCGTAGATGTTATAGAGCAGGACAACTCCAACCCCAGACGCAACGTTGTTTCTCTTCTATTCAATCGTTCGCATCACACACTATTTATTCATCATTTTTGCTTCGATTATCTTGTTCACACTGTTTCGACAGGTTGATCACTTCTTCAACCATTTCTACAAAATCATCATATGAAGGTAAagatgaaagaagaagaagaagaagaagaagaagaagaagaagaagaagagagaagaagcacgcggagagagaaaaaaaaaatcaacttagGGAAATTAGTTAGGTTGGCAGAGAGAGAGAGCGAAATTGACGGGACACATCATTCGGGACAATTTcgtgaaaaaaaagaagataataaacatagaaaaaaaaCTCGTCAAAGCAAGAAATGGAAAGAGTATATTGATGTGAGCGAACAAATGCAATTGCTGATGAAGAAACGTGAGAATGTGCTTATATCGGAGATGACGAGATAGCCggactaataaaaaaattgggattAAGGGTATgcattggattgagattttaaaggattttaaaatatttttttatgataaaaaaattttgtgGTATTCAAATAGATCTTGTGgtcaattaagattttttttaaggcaatgaaatctgttggtattcaattgagatttcttgtcacttttaaaatatctactggtattcaaaagtctatagACTTTGACGGATTCTTAATTGAgatggattttgatggactttttaattgaaaatacaCACAAAATACTAATCTAACAATCTCAATCTCACTCAAACCCTCAAGACTTTTCAGAATCTCCCaagacttttttcttcttctaccgAATAGGACAACTACGACTACTACCAACAAATTTCCCTTACAAATTTTTCCCaatcaatctattttcatattgAGTGGGAATCTATATGCATACCGGTAAGCTATTGTTCGTGCATAACTATTGCTTCCACTCAAACCTTTTGGTATGCATATTTGCtggcaatgaatttttttactcattttatAAAGAAGGTTTTTGGAATCCCATAAAAAagaagggtttttttttttccgtatATTATgattgattcttttttttttcctgtttcttcaacttgttttttttttttttttcacagcAACATTATCTCTTAGAAGAAGAATAaggtttttgtttcttttctttttgtcacTTTTCAactaataattttcttttatgtgtTAAGTTTTGCAATTCTCTTTTGATGGAGAATGCTCTTCTTCTTGTTCTACTACTTTTTTTCAGCAGCATGCTTCCTTTCAATTCTAgtcaataaatcaaattttgttttttgtttttatcgtTTTTCAAATTCATTCTTTTTTGGAGTccagatcctctccatttcggCAATTAATGGCaatctccttttcttttcataaCTAGTTGACATAtggaaaaatgaaaatgaatggcTCAGATTTAATAATGGAATAGGAAATGAAAAGACGCGCGCTCTTGTTCTTCATTCTTGACAGAATTTCGCTTATTCGCTGTCCTCAAGTTTCACACTGCCGTCGTCATCGCCGCTAGTTGCTCCTTCCAAGTTTCACTACTTTCTCGTCATCACTCTGCTGGTTGTTGCTCCGTCGTCACTTCTACCGTCGTCATCGCCGCTTGTTGCTCCATCGTCATCGCCGCTTGTTGCTCCGTCGTCATCGCCGCTTATTCGTTCTGTCTCTTCTACCGTTTTCTGCTCTGCCACTTTGCCTCATGTATGTGTTCTCCttttttataacataatatgTGTTCCGTCACGAATCTGGTGGTACTATGTTTTGTTTCCAAATGTTGCTGTCATTTATTTAACATTTGaagatttctttattttaatctttcttttcattGAGGACATATGAAGTAGTTATAATATGTTACATATTTTAATCTTTGTTTTCATTGACCATTAAGTAGTTACAATTGGTTTTTTCTATAATGTTTTGCATCACTTAGATAGTTTATGAAGTCATTGGTTCTTATTTGTCAGAAAACATGAATGGGTCCTCAAATCCAATAGCTGAAGGTGTACAACAATTGGTGAACAATATCCAAGCAAATATTGTGGACCATGGCAGAGAGAGTGATGTTAATTATATACCGCACTTAGAAATGGAATTTGAATCCGAGGTAGCAGCTTATGATTTTTATAACGAGTACAGCAAGAAAATGGGGTTCGGTATTCGCCGCGAATATGGGAATAAAAGCAAAATAGATGGAGTTCTAACTTCCAGAAGATTCACATGCTTCAAAGAGGGTAATCGAGGTGTTGACAAGCGAGATTACTTGACAAAAGATCCTAGAGCAGAAACAAGAACCGGATGTCAAGCACGCATGGTTATTTCGCTTGATCGGAAGATCGGAAAATACAAGGTTGTTGACTTTGTTGCTCAACACAATCACATGCTTCAACCAAATGAGTATGTCCATATGATTCGCTCTCATCGACGCATATTCGAGTCTCAAGCATCTCAAATTATATTGGCCGATGAATCtggactaaaaccaaaagatTTCCATAATTATGTGTCCAAGCAAGCTGGTGGAAAAGAAATTATTGGATATACAAGACAAGACCTTAAGAATTACCTTCGAACCAAGAGAATGCATACACTAAAGTTTGGTGAAGTGGGTGCATTGTTGATGCATTTCAAACAGCAGAGTGAAAATCCTTCATTCTTTTATGAATTTCAAATGGATGTTGAAGAgcaaataacaaatatattttgggcAGATGCACAAATGATAAATGATTATGGGTACTTTGGTGATGTGATCACTTTCGACACCACATATAAGACAAATAAGGATTATCGGCCACTTGGAGTATTTGTTGGCCTTAATAATCATAGGAAAACTGTTATTTTTGGGGCAGCATTGCTATATGATGAAACAACCCCTTCTTTTCAATGGTTATTTGAAACTTTTCTCAAAGCAATGGGTGAAAAAAAGCCTAAAACCATTCTAACCGATCAAGATCCTGCAATGGCTAAGGCTATTTCTTTAGTTATGCCAGAAACATTTCATGGATTATGCACTTGGCATATAAGGCAAAATGCTATGAAGCATGTAAATCATCTATATCAAAAGAGTTCTCAATTCAACAAGGCTTTTGAAGCATGCATCGATTTACATGAAGAGGAAAGCGAGTTTTTGAGTGCATGGGAAGATTTGCTTGCTGAGCATAAGGTTCCAACTGATTCTTGGCTGCATACAATTTTTCGAGTGAAGGAAAAATGGGCATGGGCTTATGTTCGGAAAACTTTCACTGCCGGTATGAGATCTACTCAATTAAGTGAAAGCTTTAATGCTgatttaaaaaatcatttgaagTCAGATTTAAATTTAGTGCAATTTTTCACTCATTTTGAAAGGGCTGTCaatgaaaaaagaaacaatGCGTCAGAGGCTGAGTTTGATTCAAGACATAAATTGCCTAGATTGAAAATGAAGAAGGCCCCTATGCTTGTACAAGCTGGAAATATTTATACAtcaaaaatatttgaagaatTCCAAGAGGAATATGATGAATATCAAGGCACTTGCATAAAGGTTTTGGAAGAAGGAGTATACATTGTAACAAATTATGATAATGGTAAAGAGCGGAAAGTAACGGGGAGTCTTCTTGATCAAAAGGTTTCTTGTGATTGTCGTAAATTTGAGACACATGGTATCTTATGCAGTCATGCTTTAAAAGTTTTGGATATCATGAATATTAAGCTAATTCCTGAGCATTATATACTAAAACGATGGACAAGAGATGCAAGGTTGGGAAGTAACATGGATTTGAAAGGACAACACATAGATTTGGACATAAAAGCTCATTTCATGAAGCGGTACAATGAGTTATGTCCTCGAATGGTTAAGTTGATAAATAGAGCATCTGAAACTCATGAAACTTACACATTTATGTCCAAAGTTTATGAAGAGTCCGGAAAAATAGTTGAGAATATGTTGGCTAAGAAGTCCATGGATGCAGAATCAATTGGAATGCGTCATGTTTCTATATCAATTTCAACTGGAGAAATAGACAACAACGTGGACACTACTGATGTTGGTGGACCAAGAGGCATCAAGAAGAAAGATTGCTTATGTAAGTCAAAAAAGAGACCCAAATCTTGGGTTGAAAGACTGGCAAGAAAGAGAAAGGGAAACCAATCACAGAAAATGAGAAAGCCTGCAAATAAAATGGTAATTTACTTGTTACTAGTTTCTCATATTTACAATAACTATGTAGTAAACATTAATTCTTATATGTATTGAcgatatacatatatttaatttgcaGCAACCATTGGCATTGGACTGCAGTTCAATCTCTCCATCTCAAGATCACCTCATTGGGAATGCAAGTCAACATGTGACTGCATATCAGCATGAGGCTGCAAGTCAACATGGGACTGCATATCAGCATGGAACTGCGTATCAGCTCGGGGCTGCGAGTCAACATGGGACTGCATATCAGCATGAGGCTGCTAGTCAACATGGAACTGCATATCAGCATGAGGCTGCAAGTCAACATGGAACTGCATATCAGCTTTTTTACATCTGAATTTAAGTGAATCTGAAGATAGAATTCAACAAAGAAGATGAGGATCTTAGGGGACTTGCAATgtttattttgaattataatGTTTTGTAGGACTTTTGTCATTCTTTTTTTGAAGGACATGTAATGTAATGTATTACAAGCTTTTGTCAAAGTTACTAGATTGAGCAAGTACTGATGTGAGCCATTTACTGATGTAAAACATTTGCTGGTTTAAAGTACTGATTTGAAGTCCATTTTATCATGCCAAAATTATTGAATTTAtatgttgaaattttatttgcaACATTATTGTATGCCAAGTTTATATGTATCTTTTACAACACAGTTAAAGTGTATATGCATCAGAAAACCTCAAATTGGTTAACAAATTATTTGAATAGCATTATGCTTCATTATATTACAACACATGTAGCAGCAGTAGTATAAGCATTGTGCTATAATATTCCAAACTagccttaaagaaaaaatagcaAGACACTTCAGTAGTAAATATTACAATTCAAACTACTATAGGCAAAAACAAgccaaactactatagcttagACAAAGTTTGCAAACCAAATAGCAAGACACTTCTTGTGTCAATTCTTTCTCTGCATTTCTTGTATGAATTATGTGCAACATATCCAGCCTCTATGTTTCAGTAGTAAATATTACAATTTAATACAACTTGTGTCAATTCTTTCTCTATGTTTCTTGTATGACTTTAGTAATACTTGCTTTGTCTACTTCTCTTGCTTTCACTTGTTACATCAAAGACATGAATTCATCCAAAATCATCTGAATCCTCTGTTACAATGATCAATGTCACATACAAATTTGTATCAACCCACATGTGCAAAATAGAGAAAAACTGAGAGAGGGGAAGAACAAGAGAGGCAAGAACAAGGGAGAAATTACAAGCTCTGTCTCATATTCATTCCATCGTTGTAAAATCCGTTCGGCCACCGTCAGCTATTAATCAATATCACCGAGCTTCTGCCGTCGAGGTTAGGAATTAAAACACCGTCGTGCGGTTTTACAACAACGACGAAAGTTGAAATAGATGCAATATTGGGTAGCAGCCTTCTCTGGTGAGCGTCGCGAAGTAGAAGGGAGCCATGTTTTCCGGTGACCATCGTGAGAAGTGAGAAGAAGAGAATATGGTAGCATCCATcgtgagaagaagaagagaatagggttttttttatttttaatttttaaaataattgattaTTAAATCTGAgccattcattttcatttttccaTGTGTCAACTGGttatgaaaagaaaaggagattGCCATTAATTGccgaaatggagaggatctggACTCTCTTTTTTGTacctgtaacaaaaaaaattatttttagaaattttataaatcttaaaaatccttaaagtcttttgaaatcttaaaaatttgtgcaataaatccatcaaaatccaaattGGAAAATCTGAattgtaaaaagtctttcaaaaaaGTCTTAAAAGTAAATACAATCccataaaatcttttaaaatcttcaagattttttttttttgttaaaatagtcttacaaaatctcaatccaatacaccccctaaaagtaattttttttaattatgaagTTCATTTCATTACATACCCCAAATTGGATGGAATGAAAATTGGAAGATCGGATGGTATCTGATGGAACGAGTTCCATTgtatttcatttcatattttacaAACCCAAACAATGAAACCTAATTATTTACCACtccatttcatttcattctttACCACTAATccaaatataacattaatatcatttacttaagtagcggacataatccgctacttaagtaactgACATTATAAAAATTCTGGCAGGAcgttttttcctcaaaatttctcatttttataacatcagTTACTTAAATAATTgacgttataaaaatcttggtagtttttttttttcaaaaatcttatttttataacgtccgctacttaagtaactgacgttataaaaatgagatttttgagaaaaaaagcACCTTCCTACGTATaattcactacttaagtagcagacagtgatatattgataatttcgTAGGGCACGCCCCAGAATCAGCAGAGTGGCAAAAATAAGTCTCGTGTTCGGGGGTTTGGGTTCTAATATGGGCCTTGGTGGCAATACATGTATTGGCTCAACTAAGGGCAAGTCTAATATGCACAAGTGGAGAAAGTCTTCCACGGTGCACAAGTGAATggtaacattataacgaatacgaattttataaaatccatcgTCGGATTGAAAATtgatatcgtatagatcatctattaaaattttgaaaaaaattgaaaatcatttgatatgttattgagactcgtcAAGATCAACGGTTTATGGTTTTTTATTGACTACCATTAATATTGATGGGTCTCGATGACATatcaaattaatttcaatttttttca
Coding sequences within it:
- the LOC123895335 gene encoding protein FAR1-RELATED SEQUENCE 5-like gives rise to the protein MNGSSNPIAEGVQQLVNNIQANIVDHGRESDVNYIPHLEMEFESEVAAYDFYNEYSKKMGFGIRREYGNKSKIDGVLTSRRFTCFKEGNRGVDKRDYLTKDPRAETRTGCQARMVISLDRKIGKYKVVDFVAQHNHMLQPNEYVHMIRSHRRIFESQASQIILADESGLKPKDFHNYVSKQAGGKEIIGYTRQDLKNYLRTKRMHTLKFGEVGALLMHFKQQSENPSFFYEFQMDVEEQITNIFWADAQMINDYGYFGDVITFDTTYKTNKDYRPLGVFVGLNNHRKTVIFGAALLYDETTPSFQWLFETFLKAMGEKKPKTILTDQDPAMAKAISLVMPETFHGLCTWHIRQNAMKHVNHLYQKSSQFNKAFEACIDLHEEESEFLSAWEDLLAEHKVPTDSWLHTIFRVKEKWAWAYVRKTFTAGMRSTQLSESFNADLKNHLKSDLNLVQFFTHFERAVNEKRNNASEAEFDSRHKLPRLKMKKAPMLVQAGNIYTSKIFEEFQEEYDEYQGTCIKVLEEGVYIVTNYDNGKERKVTGSLLDQKVSCDCRKFETHGILCSHALKVLDIMNIKLIPEHYILKRWTRDARLGSNMDLKGQHIDLDIKAHFMKRYNELCPRMVKLINRASETHETYTFMSKVYEESGKIVENMLAKKSMDAESIGMRHVSISISTGEIDNNVDTTDVGGPRGIKKKDCLCKSKKRPKSWVERLARKRKGNQSQKMRKPANKMQPLALDCSSISPSQDHLIGNASQHVTAYQHEAASQHGTAYQHGTAYQLGAASQHGTAYQHEAASQHGTAYQHEAASQHGTAYQLFYI